GATTATAGTCTGTAAAGGAACCTTGTACACATTCCACGAACTTTGATCTGAACTCTGGTTCATTGTAGCATGGTGTTAAACCTTGAATGTCTGAAATGTTAACAGCATTATAAGTATAGGATAAACAACACTTGTAATCTAAATTGACGAACTGCGTCGGTTTTCAATACCCATAACTCACAGGATAACGATCAAAAGGATGACAAAACAATCctacaaaaacatatatcattCTAGTTCTGTCTGAGTCTTCCTTGTTCCTACATTGGCCACGTACTACAACAGACAAAGAGGAATCACCTGTAATTTAACATTAGTCAACCAGAGAATTCGACAAAAGGAGATTGAGTGGATTGGCttaaagagatgattttttttctctctgataGTCTTTAATCAGGACTCTATGTATTCGGCATTTTCTCATTCTGAACTGATTTTAACTTTTCCACGCGGATGTTAAtcttatctatatttttaaataacgaCTTGTTCCGACAATCTCAGCTTAAAGAATCGAAATCCAATTCTGAATTAAATTTCCTTTTTGTTCACTGGAACCGTATCTTAAGACAGGAAAACATAGATTTCAATACAAAATAGTAGACACACATAAAATCAATGGATATAAAACACTTAATATCAATACTCAGTATTCAATTAgtaatattttagaaaataaaagataaacTCATAATTATTTTCGATTTCAGTTTAAATTCAACTAGCCATAATTGTATACAAAATGTTACCAAAATTTGTGGCATTGCTCATTTACTGTATATTGACCGTAGCATGAAAATATAAATGTCATAGACTGTATACAAAGATCGTCGATGTCCTACAACAATACTAAAATAACTTAGAAAGACATGTCATTATAAAATCTTTAACAAATATAGTAGAAAGTGTAAACACACAAGTTCTAAATAAGACGTTATGAATTACGGTAACGCTGACTACTACAGGGTTAGTCTTTGATCTAATGCAAATGATATCCAAACCTTTTTTATACTCAACACAAACAGCTCTTTCTATATCAGCCATCATTTCAGTTACAAAATCCATCATTTTACACTTGTCTGCCTTCTTACAAATGGATTGTTTCTTCAAATGTCTGCAATACAATATGAAACATCAACATAACAATCTAAAGAATATGAGTAATGAAATAACTCTggaaaccaacttattttcgcagatACTTTATTTGGCGTTAAACCCGTTTTAGCCGACTTCGTGGCGATTTATTTTTTACGATTTTCTTAGTTCCTTGATGAATTTATAGTGATGATTCAAATTTTACACAATCGCAACGTTTTATATACCCTTTATTTTTCTACTCTGGGAAAGTCTCgaaaattagttgatttacagTAAGAATAATTTTCTACTATCATACTTGTTTTGTTGAAAACTGTAATACCGCAGTGTTGACGTCTAGAGGCTAACATTTTGTGTTGTTTTGGGCGCGCTTTTCCATTTTCGGATACCGCTCATCTTCTTTAATTAAttgcttcaaaattaaaaaaaaatacgagatgaggtatgattgccaatgagacagctatccaccaaaatttaaataaaatggatATAAGCCGTTATAGGCaacagtacggtcttcaacagtgaaaaaaaacataaagtatagtcggctataaaaggcccgacatgaacaatatgaaacaattcaatttagaAAACTAAAGGTCTAActtattacaaaacaattaacgaaaatCATGGTTTGAttgttctttttaattttaaatggaatgcttataaaacattatttaaagtGTAAAAATGCAGATTAGCTCTTTTGTCAATTACAGCAAAATGatttgagtgtgtaggtaaaggtaacatctttggtaagcttgcttgctagctgaaccatgaaatCGTATTTAGCTAAGGTATCATCTTCCTTTGGGCGGGGTCAATTATTACAGTTTTGAATTAAAGTAGATAACCAATTAAAAGTAAGGACTGTATAAACATTGTGAAACAAagtttgtaaatatgttttcaatCTAAATTCAAAATATAGTGTCAACTATAAGCTAAATCACAAGCATGTTGAAGGTGTATTTGATTTGTCGATTTTATTTTAATCGAATAGATGCAATACCTTTTCTATAATAGCATGTGTGAGAAGAACATTTCAAAGATTGGACCCGACTTTTTTACACCTTCTGTAGCACTCCtctcaaaataaaatgaaaatgcaaaCAAGACAAAGATAATGATatccatattatatatatatatatacatatataataagatatttttttaatcgaTTAAATCATAATGTTATGTAGAACTAAATATGTACAACATCTAGTTATAATTGAACAGAGGTTATTGATTGAAATGCAATTGACAAATCAAACTCACCTACAAACTGCAAACTTGTCTAACTTGCTGTTCCTCTATATGATTGGTTCCCTACTTTACAATTAAATCCGCCCAAAAGAAGGTAGTACCCTAGCTAATAATGATTTCATTGTTAAGATAGCAAGCAAGCAAACATAAGTCAATGTGGTATAAACTTAAGTAACATTATGCAAGGACTGAAAATAAGTCATAGATTAAATAATCATTTTGGTTGACAAAAAATAGCAACCATTTTCGTTTAGTAAGTTATATACATGTGTAAACTGAAATATAGTCAAATCTTAAAAACGAAAAACATAATGTGTAAACATTAGATAGTGTTCAATATTGTATCTTTTATATTGAAACCAACCAGATTAAAGTTCACGATATTCTGAATTGGAAAATGCTGATACCTTTATTTATTTCTACGGCTCAACATAATTTCAATACCGATGGTTTTTATTTTGTGACAAGTGAAAGAAATATACACATACTGGCATAGCTCGTCAACAGTTTCTGCACCGACATCCTTTAAAGCATCGCCATCATAGAAGAAGTTTCCAACATCTAGAAACTTGTAAGAACAACTAAACACTGGATAGCATTCTTCAGGAACACCCCAGGATGTACCTGCAACTATATGAACACGTTTTGTTAGAAAATTAATTTCTGTCATCACTGAGGTTGTGAGTACGAATCCCCCACGAGACAGGTGCGTTCGACTCATATCTTCATATCTTAATTTACTGGCATTGTGagttttcctaccgaaggtcGGTGGTactctccgggcactccggcttccgtCATCTATAAAAACTGAACGCCACAAAATAGCACACTAGTGATGAAAcactaaccaatcaatcaaccatgTAAGAACATTCTGTAACTTGTTAATGTAGGATTGTAGTGATGTTTATAAATTATCTGATATTCGAACAGTAACCAACGTCGAACTTTTGTCGagggttttttttaaaaatcaatttaaat
This genomic window from Mytilus galloprovincialis chromosome 9, xbMytGall1.hap1.1, whole genome shotgun sequence contains:
- the LOC143046604 gene encoding uncharacterized protein LOC143046604; this encodes MLVLVILQIGLALVAGTSWGVPEECYPVFSCSYKFLDVGNFFYDGDALKDVGAETVDELCQHLKKQSICKKADKCKMMDFVTEMMADIERAVCVEYKKDIQGLTPCYNEPEFRSKFVECVQGSFTDYNPNTCGFVDGLKNCASMFQQCGDKQHASAVANMLSEYGTTLCKHHKFNIGAV